Proteins from a single region of Primulina tabacum isolate GXHZ01 chromosome 5, ASM2559414v2, whole genome shotgun sequence:
- the LOC142544524 gene encoding uncharacterized protein LOC142544524, producing the protein MTRSKFVDSDCLAPLYFQKGRVIVIPQSDAYIILTESLSLSLSLSLNPILCDMKANNNSPKLKTTPRTQLFSCGFFGQCTQTVLSPTTSTPPPLTQAPAPPHQTPPAHAQPESSSSSSSNTSQSFTQWRFPLSNSPISHYSYSHPKPEPEPDARRDISVPPPVLHANLEELFHMAEVHFSSGSDFDRVGVIQLLERSLVPDPRAALEGGTCPVAVVRGVVESLREEVVRKPASKVLLALCLLEENRSVAVEAGAVTAVVDALADAEVSLAERSLAVLELLCTTAEGADEVRAHALAVPMMVEVMGRMEGRGKEHAISVLAVIYGGFGEDAKVAPPEEVARAVMLALQGGCSARGRRKGAQLLRILQENGRSDLTQEVDERSG; encoded by the coding sequence ATGACTCGCTCCAAATTCGTTGATTCGGACTGTCTCGCTCCGCTATATTTCCAAAAGGGACGTGTCATTGTCATCCCTCAAAGTGACGCTTATATTATCCTCACAGAgagtctctctctctctctctctctatctCTCAACCCTATTTTGTGTGATATGAAGGCCAACAATAATTCACCCAAATTGAAAACAACCCCACGTACTCAATTGTTTTCCTGTGGTTTTTTTGGCCAATGCACGCAGACTGTACTTAGTCCCACCACCTCCACTCCACCGCCACTCACCCAGGCTCCGGCACCTCCACACCAGACTCCACCAGCGCATGCACAGCCTGAATCTTCCTCGTCTTCTTCTTCCAACACTTCACAGAGCTTCACACAGTGGAGGTTCCCTCTCTCCAACTCACCCATATCACATTACTCGTACTCACACCCCAAACCCGAACCGGAGCCCGACGCCAGAAGGGATATCTCTGTTCCACCACCAGTTTTGCATGCCAACTTGGAGGAGCTGTTCCACATGGCGGAGGTTCACTTCAGTTCTGGATCAGACTTCGACCGGGTCGGGGTGATTCAGTTGCTGGAGAGATCCCTCGTCCCAGACCCACGCGCTGCGTTGGAAGGCGGTACTTGTCCGGTAGCGGTGGTGAGAGGGGTCGTTGAAAGTCTGCGCGAGGAGGTGGTGCGGAAGCCGGCCAGTAAGGTCTTGCTGGCGCTTTGCCTGCTAGAGGAAAACAGGAGCGTTGCGGTAGAGGCGGGGGCAGTTACTGCGGTGGTAGACGCGCTTGCGGATGCCGAGGTTTCGTTGGCGGAGAGGTCATTGGCGGTGTTGGAACTTCTGTGCACGACGGCGGAGGGCGCGGATGAGGTGCGCGCCCATGCTTTGGCTGTTCCGATGATGGTGGAGGTTATGGGAAGGATGGAGGGGAGGGGAAAAGAACACGCAATAAGCGTTTTGGCGGTAATCTACGGTGGCTTCGGTGAAGATGCGAAGGTGGCGCCTCCGGAGGAGGTGGCGCGTGCTGTGATGCTGGCTTTGCAAGGGGGTTGTAGTGCCAGAGGAAGGAGGAAAGGGGCCCAGCTTCTGAGGATTTTGCAAGAAAATGGACGGTCAGACTTGACCCAAGAGGTGGACGAACGGTCTGGATAA
- the LOC142545183 gene encoding uncharacterized protein LOC142545183 has protein sequence MDKSIVPVEESHRKSDSAASAAKSIGSLVQINSIAIDLSSAAEEIESPAHEHFSIRGFVSEMRKKDLKTCSLFASECNPSDNLPMLYVPKFRWWHCSNCIPEIATERTTLDMVLADRSLAGTSSCKNVDGGDGLFLYNRKKTGNKNGPRDYGSYHADNNTRDNIMNSNPPRAEGHKTCSKDKTDVRIKEGGNLCANIAEADPLHVQEIDAHSADAYDEPFNSASGSNGAFSFVPHRRKPKLRSLADIMEEETNLIIEHQRTRSASSNGIQVTSTGMEAILAPMPDILSGISKGTRSPPRKRKMALEEDIEPLEMKYSKGTTKRFRGLMLDGGKIHSRVETSDSESGGDASTRSSFQLASKAQRIKAKKGKALYMNKKTRPVVIDNGSVKLQEVPKTYAANSENSLKDTVAETSIYKQGHVPSTFVDVGPYVRSFLPAQLMDMISDPSNSKSPEIEADHNPFTPSGKNILGECNNKAKVGLDLSLNSFIDSERNSNNQYSFRQHRGIPDLNESFGQKTDMMQGKQLQNLFEERSLLPHNTLDVSISLNKETATEGKRPLGVYESSTVQSVYKNIELRGASDEMEIIELLAKNKRDRELGNLRKHVTSVGINSSIRRSSALYADGCHRMINFPPGNARTGVPVASGNICVGQSIPVSFPRLNQYQMDMSKLNESQFKLITPFTPTQQRKPRYLTSSSIIAGPRPREVPDLLWPPRCENVPFHHIPPNSMGMYSFSDQCHKGKTISDIKGGEGRIGTSPKSVGSLDPYSNDAIPAMQLLSLMDQGIASGSSIKVSQKHFPDKPFSPCNHHPRVNWNENQMFLGGSIFSQNNQKTLHHGVYCPGESSKKASSYIQVGQVRSEPKNSNTVFSGRPSDHVTQPSKNNPALSICILNKNPADFSIPDSSNKYTISAKDLKRRNMNASKEKSRTVNLENKKRARVRKNGFAKENSKK, from the exons ATGGACAAGAGTATTGTGCCTGTGGAAGAAAGTCACCGGAAAAGTGATTCTGCCGCTTCTGCAGCAAAGTCCATTGGGTCACTTGTTCAAATCAACTCAATAGCTATAGACCTTAGTAGCGCTGCTGAAGAGATCGAGTCCCCAGCACATGAGCATTTTTCAATACG TGGCTTTGTTTCCGAAATGAGGAAAAAGGATTTGAAGACTTGCTCCTTGTTTGCTTCAGAATGTAATCCATCAGATAATCTGCCTATGTTATATGTTCCCAAATTTCGATGGTGGCATTGCTCAAACTGCATCCCAGAGATTGCCACTGAGAGGACGACACTAGATATGGTATTGGCAGACAGAAGTCTTGCTGGTACTAGTTCTTGTAAGAATGTTGATGGAGGAGATGGCTTGTTCTTATACAACAGAAAGAAAACTG GAAATAAAAATGGGCCAAGAGACTACGGAAGTTATCATGCAGACAATAATACAAGAGATAATATCATGAATTCTAATCCACCTCGGGCTGAGGGGCATAAGACAT GCAGCAAAGACAAAACAGATGTCCGAATCAAAGAAGGTGGAAATTTGTGTGCTAATATAGCAGAAGCTGATCCATTGCATGTTCAAGAAATAGACGCACATTCTGCAG ATGCTTATGATGAGCCATTTAATTCAGCATCGGGAAGCAATGGCGCATTTAGTTTTGTGCCACACCGGAGAAAACCAAAGTTACGTTCCTTGGCTGATATAATGGAGGAGGAAACAAATCTAATAATCGAGCATCAAAGAACAAGATCCGCGTCATCCAATGGAATTCAGGTTACATCTACTGGGATGGAAGCAATTTTAGCTCCTATGCCAGACATCCTTTCTGGCATTTCAAAAGGCACTCGAAGTCCTCCGAGAAAACGAAAGATGGCCCTTGAGGAAGACATAGAACCTTTGGAGATGAAATACTCAAAAGGCACAACTAAACGATTCAGGGGCCTAATGCTAGATGGCGGGAAAATTCATAGTAGAGTTGAAACTTCTGATTCAGAATCAGGAGGGGATGCATCCACACGATCGAGTTTTCAGCTTGCTTCGAAGGCTCAACGGATCAAGGCCAAGAAAGGTAAGGCCCTATATATGAACAAAAAGACAAGGCCGGTTGTTATTGACAATGGATCAGTGAAATTACAAGAGGTTCCGAAGACATATGCTGCAAATTCTGAAAATTCATTGAAAGATACTGTTGCTGAGACTAGTATATATAAGCAAGGGCATGTTCCTTCTACATTTGTGGATGTAGGACCATACGTCCGGAGTTTTCTACCTGCACAACTAATGGATATGATCTCTGATCCTTCAAATAGTAAAAGCCCTGAAATTGAAGCTGATCATAACCCTTTTACCCCTTCGGGGAAAAACATTCTTGGAGAATGCAATAACAAGGCAAAAGTGGGATTGGACCTTTCACTCAACAGCTTCATAGATTCTGAAAGGAACTCCAACAATCAATATTCTTTCAGGCAGCATAGGGGAATTCCTGATCTCAACGAGTCATTTGGCCAGAAAACAGATATGATGCAAGGGAAGCAATTGCAGAATCTTTTTGAGGAGAGGAGTTTACTCCCTCATAATACTTTG GACGTCTCTATTTCTCTAAATAAAGAAACAGCCACAGAAGGCAAAAGACCATTGGGAGTTTATGAGTCGTCAACTGTTCAAAGTGTATATAAGAATATAGAACTTCGAGGAGCTTCAGATGAAATGGAAATAATTGAACTATTGGCCAAGAATAAACGTGATAGGGAACTTGGAAATTTAAGGAAACATGTCACATCCGTGGGCATCAACAGTTCTATCAGAAGGTCGTCTGCACTTTATGCAGATGGATGTCACAGGATGATTAATTTTCCTCCAGGAAATGCCAGAACTGGTGTCCCTGTTGCAAGTGGCAACATATGTGTTGGCCAAAGTATTCCTGTAAGCTTCCCTCGTTTGAACCAGTATCAAATGGACATGAGCAAACTGAATGAAAGccaattcaaactcataacTCCATTTACGCCTACTCAACAGAGGAAACCACGATATTTGACTTCAAGTTCCATCATAGCCGGTCCAAGACCACGTGAAGTACCAGATCTCTTGTGGCCTCCCAGATGCGAAAATGTACCATTTCATCACATTCCCCCGAACAGCATGGGAATGTATTCATTCTCTGACCAGTGTCACAAGGGAAAGACCATCAGTGATATAAAGGGTGGCGAGGGAAGAATCGGGacgagcccaaaatcagtaggGTCTTTAGATCCCTACTCGAATGATGCAATTCCAGCTATGCAACTGCTGTCTTTGATGGATCAGGGAATCGCGTCAGGTTCTTCGATAAAAGTGAGCCAAAAACATTTTCCTGATAAACCATTCTCGCCTTGCAACCACCACCCACGGGTGAATTGGAACGAGAACCAGATGTTCCTCGGTGGATCTATCTTTTCTCAAAATAACCAGAAAACTTTGCACCATGGTGTTTATTGTCCTGGTGAAAGCTCAAAGAAGGCTTCATCCTATATACAAG TCGGTCAAGTACGTTCTGAGCCGAAGAACTCAAATACCGTTTTCTCGGGGAGGCCTAGTGATCATGTAACTCAACCATCGAAAAATAATCCAGCATTGAGTATTTGCATTCTTAACAAGAACCCGGCTGACTTTAGTATTCCTGACTCAAGCAACAAGTATACCATAAGTGCAAAAGATTTGAAACGTAGAAATATGAATGCTTCGAAAGAAAAGTCACGTACGGTGAATCTGGAAAATAAGAAGAGAGCAAGAGTGAGAAAGAATGGTTTTGCAAAAGAGAACTCCAAGAAATAG
- the LOC142545080 gene encoding uncharacterized protein LOC142545080: protein MEQSETAAVARQLDFAASCKASGTTNANGKGNSILPEHPQAQLQSKLLALAPSRQFHASSRLPQQVAQTKIPSTGPKRIRSLSKSPPREIASTGRQKKSLPILLPRAHPVKLVSLPKSALQPLQNTESPKTRALCHLDMKDCTPKKQKHLDFGVKMYVAENLVNKEEDNGLNHDEDVFEPVNMDEMGNNEEVLAPLIVDESNSSEKDDEPI, encoded by the exons ATGGAGCAGAGTGAAACGGCGGCAGTGGCCAGGCAGTTGGATTTTGCGGCCAGTTGTAAAGCTTCTGGAACTACAAACGCTAATGGCAAGGGGAATTCGATTCTGCCAGAGCATCCGCAGGCTCAGTTACAGTCGAAGTTGCTGGCCTTGGCGCCATCGCGGCAATTTCATGCAAGTTCTCGATTGCCGCAGCAGGTGGCACAGACAAAAATACCTTCTACGGGACCGAAGCGGATAAGGTCTCTGTCCAAATCACCACCACGCGAAATTGCTTCTACCGGGAGACAAAAGAAATCGCTGCCAATTTTGTTACCTCGGGCTCACCCAGTTAAGCTGGTTTCTTTACCTAAGTCTGCCCTGCAGCCATTGCA GAACACAGAGTCCCCAAAAACTCGAGCGCTGTGTCATCTAGATATGAAGGATTGCACTCCGAAGAAGCAGAAACATTTGGATttt GGAGTAAAAATGTACGTGGCTGAAAATTTGGTGAATAAAGAAGAAGATAATGGATTAAATCATGACGAAGACGTGTTTGAACCTGTCAATATGGATGAAATGGGCAACAATGAAGAGGTCCTTGCACCTCTCATTGTAGATGAATCCAATTCTTCTGAGAAAGATGATGAGCCAATTTAA
- the LOC142545184 gene encoding protein tesmin/TSO1-like CXC 7 isoform X2, which yields MEQSETAAVARQLDFAASCKASGTTNANGKGNSILPEHPQAQLQSKLLALAPSRQFHASSRLPQQVAQTKIPSTGPKRIRSLSKSPPREIASTGRQKKSLPILLPRAHPVKLVSLPKSALQPLQNTESPKTRALCHLDMKDCTPKKQKHCNCKNSRCLKMYCECFTSGIYCDGCSCIGCHNKIEYEANRKASIYAILERNPNAFMPKIAISPHGASDVEHYKGCNCKKSGCLKKYCECFQANILCSDKCKCMDCKNFDGSEERKALFHGIPANSATVIQQVTNAAVRTPPSKKSKNQRMLFRVTLNDQLTSRLRQFSQETRLASDASYPALSSIHLSKPDYATTLGPTFYRSSLAGMIQSHHVKDLCALLIKDSAEAARTFTEKTTITNDEGVKEATIYVVSSHIDHKDNHNLDGNQEDGIRTSSGESAGSAIDNRRPFSPTTLALMCDEQDTSFMTDDFPHHISSSDARTPMESSSMNGLSSLYAEQEKLVLTKLNCYFKELISRHWFKETKVEHKADNDLCTNTFTDG from the exons ATGGAGCAGAGTGAAACGGCGGCAGTGGCCAGGCAGTTGGATTTTGCGGCCAGTTGTAAAGCTTCTGGAACTACAAACGCTAATGGCAAGGGGAATTCGATTCTGCCAGAGCATCCGCAGGCTCAGTTACAGTCGAAGTTGCTGGCCTTGGCGCCATCGCGGCAATTTCATGCAAGTTCTCGATTGCCGCAGCAGGTGGCACAGACAAAAATACCTTCTACGGGACCGAAGCGGATAAGGTCTCTGTCCAAATCACCACCACGCGAAATTGCTTCTACCGGGAGACAAAAGAAATCGCTGCCAATTTTGTTACCTCGGGCTCACCCAGTTAAGCTGGTTTCTTTACCTAAGTCTGCCCTGCAGCCATTGCA GAACACAGAGTCCCCAAAAACTCGAGCGCTGTGTCATCTAGATATGAAGGATTGCACTCCGAAGAAGCAGAAACATTGCAACTGTAAAAATTCTAGATGCTTGAAGAT GTACTGCGAATGCTTTACCTCTGGGATCTACTGCGATGGATGTAGTTGTATCGGCTGtcataataaaatagaatatgaGGCCAACAGGAAGGCATCAATTTATGCCATACTAGAGAGAAATCCTAACGCCTTCATGCCGAAGATAGCTATCAGTCCGCATGGAGCCTCGGAT GTTGAACACTACAAAGGATGCAATTGTAAGAAGTCCGGGTGCCTGAAGAAGTACTGTGAGTGCTTCCAGGCCAATATTCTGTGCTCTGACAAATGCAAATGCATGGACTGCAAAAATTTTGACGGAAgtgaagaaaggaaagctcttTTCCATGGGATTCCAGCAAACTCTGCGACAGTCATCCAACAGGTGACCAATGCAGCCGTTAGAACTCCACCATCCAAGAAGAGTAAAAATCAGAGAATGCTCTTTCGGGTCACACTTAATGATCAATTGACTAGCAGGCTTCGACAATTTTCTCAG GAAACTCGCTTGGCATCGGATGCATCTTATCCCGCGTTATCATCTATTCACCTGTCTAAACCTGACTATGCAACAACTTTAGGACCCACCTTTTATAG GTCTTCTTTGGCTGGCATGATCCAATCACATCATGTGAAAGATCTCTGCGCACTCTTAATTAAAGATTCAGCAGAAGCAGCAAGGACATTTACAG AAAAGACAACGATTACAAATGATGAGGGTGTGAAAGAGGCCACAATCTATGTTGTTTCATCGCACATAGACCATAAGGATAACCATAATTTAGACGGAAATCAAGAAGATGGAATTAGAACTTCGTCGGGGGAGTCGGCTGGCTCTGCTATAGATAACCGAAGACCATTTTCTCCAACAACACTTGCATTAATGTGTGATGAACAAGATACATCATTTATGACAGATGATTTTCCACATCACATCTCAAGTTCTGACGCGAGAACGCCAATGGAGTCATCATCCATGAATGGCCTTAGCTCATTATATGCGGAACAAGAAAAGCTTGTATTAACCAAATTGAATTGCTATTTCAAAGAACTCATCTCGAGGCACTGGTTCAAAG AAACTAAAGTAGAACACAAAGCGGACAATGACTTGTGCACCAACACATTCACGGATGGATGA
- the LOC142545184 gene encoding protein tesmin/TSO1-like CXC 5 isoform X3, which translates to MEQSETAAVARQLDFAASCKASGTTNANGKGNSILPEHPQAQLQSKLLALAPSRQFHASSRLPQQVAQTKIPSTGPKRIRSLSKSPPREIASTGRQKKSLPILLPRAHPVKLVSLPKSALQPLQNTESPKTRALCHLDMKDCTPKKQKHCNCKNSRCLKMYCECFTSGIYCDGCSCIGCHNKIEYEANRKASIYAILERNPNAFMPKIAISPHGASDETRLASDASYPALSSIHLSKPDYATTLGPTFYRSSLAGMIQSHHVKDLCALLIKDSAEAARTFTEEKTTITNDEGVKEATIYVVSSHIDHKDNHNLDGNQEDGIRTSSGESAGSAIDNRRPFSPTTLALMCDEQDTSFMTDDFPHHISSSDARTPMESSSMNGLSSLYAEQEKLVLTKLNCYFKELISRHWFKETKVEHKADNDLCTNTFTDG; encoded by the exons ATGGAGCAGAGTGAAACGGCGGCAGTGGCCAGGCAGTTGGATTTTGCGGCCAGTTGTAAAGCTTCTGGAACTACAAACGCTAATGGCAAGGGGAATTCGATTCTGCCAGAGCATCCGCAGGCTCAGTTACAGTCGAAGTTGCTGGCCTTGGCGCCATCGCGGCAATTTCATGCAAGTTCTCGATTGCCGCAGCAGGTGGCACAGACAAAAATACCTTCTACGGGACCGAAGCGGATAAGGTCTCTGTCCAAATCACCACCACGCGAAATTGCTTCTACCGGGAGACAAAAGAAATCGCTGCCAATTTTGTTACCTCGGGCTCACCCAGTTAAGCTGGTTTCTTTACCTAAGTCTGCCCTGCAGCCATTGCA GAACACAGAGTCCCCAAAAACTCGAGCGCTGTGTCATCTAGATATGAAGGATTGCACTCCGAAGAAGCAGAAACATTGCAACTGTAAAAATTCTAGATGCTTGAAGAT GTACTGCGAATGCTTTACCTCTGGGATCTACTGCGATGGATGTAGTTGTATCGGCTGtcataataaaatagaatatgaGGCCAACAGGAAGGCATCAATTTATGCCATACTAGAGAGAAATCCTAACGCCTTCATGCCGAAGATAGCTATCAGTCCGCATGGAGCCTCGGAT GAAACTCGCTTGGCATCGGATGCATCTTATCCCGCGTTATCATCTATTCACCTGTCTAAACCTGACTATGCAACAACTTTAGGACCCACCTTTTATAG GTCTTCTTTGGCTGGCATGATCCAATCACATCATGTGAAAGATCTCTGCGCACTCTTAATTAAAGATTCAGCAGAAGCAGCAAGGACATTTACAG AAGAAAAGACAACGATTACAAATGATGAGGGTGTGAAAGAGGCCACAATCTATGTTGTTTCATCGCACATAGACCATAAGGATAACCATAATTTAGACGGAAATCAAGAAGATGGAATTAGAACTTCGTCGGGGGAGTCGGCTGGCTCTGCTATAGATAACCGAAGACCATTTTCTCCAACAACACTTGCATTAATGTGTGATGAACAAGATACATCATTTATGACAGATGATTTTCCACATCACATCTCAAGTTCTGACGCGAGAACGCCAATGGAGTCATCATCCATGAATGGCCTTAGCTCATTATATGCGGAACAAGAAAAGCTTGTATTAACCAAATTGAATTGCTATTTCAAAGAACTCATCTCGAGGCACTGGTTCAAAG AAACTAAAGTAGAACACAAAGCGGACAATGACTTGTGCACCAACACATTCACGGATGGATGA
- the LOC142545184 gene encoding protein tesmin/TSO1-like CXC 7 isoform X1 → MEQSETAAVARQLDFAASCKASGTTNANGKGNSILPEHPQAQLQSKLLALAPSRQFHASSRLPQQVAQTKIPSTGPKRIRSLSKSPPREIASTGRQKKSLPILLPRAHPVKLVSLPKSALQPLQNTESPKTRALCHLDMKDCTPKKQKHCNCKNSRCLKMYCECFTSGIYCDGCSCIGCHNKIEYEANRKASIYAILERNPNAFMPKIAISPHGASDVEHYKGCNCKKSGCLKKYCECFQANILCSDKCKCMDCKNFDGSEERKALFHGIPANSATVIQQVTNAAVRTPPSKKSKNQRMLFRVTLNDQLTSRLRQFSQETRLASDASYPALSSIHLSKPDYATTLGPTFYRSSLAGMIQSHHVKDLCALLIKDSAEAARTFTEEKTTITNDEGVKEATIYVVSSHIDHKDNHNLDGNQEDGIRTSSGESAGSAIDNRRPFSPTTLALMCDEQDTSFMTDDFPHHISSSDARTPMESSSMNGLSSLYAEQEKLVLTKLNCYFKELISRHWFKETKVEHKADNDLCTNTFTDG, encoded by the exons ATGGAGCAGAGTGAAACGGCGGCAGTGGCCAGGCAGTTGGATTTTGCGGCCAGTTGTAAAGCTTCTGGAACTACAAACGCTAATGGCAAGGGGAATTCGATTCTGCCAGAGCATCCGCAGGCTCAGTTACAGTCGAAGTTGCTGGCCTTGGCGCCATCGCGGCAATTTCATGCAAGTTCTCGATTGCCGCAGCAGGTGGCACAGACAAAAATACCTTCTACGGGACCGAAGCGGATAAGGTCTCTGTCCAAATCACCACCACGCGAAATTGCTTCTACCGGGAGACAAAAGAAATCGCTGCCAATTTTGTTACCTCGGGCTCACCCAGTTAAGCTGGTTTCTTTACCTAAGTCTGCCCTGCAGCCATTGCA GAACACAGAGTCCCCAAAAACTCGAGCGCTGTGTCATCTAGATATGAAGGATTGCACTCCGAAGAAGCAGAAACATTGCAACTGTAAAAATTCTAGATGCTTGAAGAT GTACTGCGAATGCTTTACCTCTGGGATCTACTGCGATGGATGTAGTTGTATCGGCTGtcataataaaatagaatatgaGGCCAACAGGAAGGCATCAATTTATGCCATACTAGAGAGAAATCCTAACGCCTTCATGCCGAAGATAGCTATCAGTCCGCATGGAGCCTCGGAT GTTGAACACTACAAAGGATGCAATTGTAAGAAGTCCGGGTGCCTGAAGAAGTACTGTGAGTGCTTCCAGGCCAATATTCTGTGCTCTGACAAATGCAAATGCATGGACTGCAAAAATTTTGACGGAAgtgaagaaaggaaagctcttTTCCATGGGATTCCAGCAAACTCTGCGACAGTCATCCAACAGGTGACCAATGCAGCCGTTAGAACTCCACCATCCAAGAAGAGTAAAAATCAGAGAATGCTCTTTCGGGTCACACTTAATGATCAATTGACTAGCAGGCTTCGACAATTTTCTCAG GAAACTCGCTTGGCATCGGATGCATCTTATCCCGCGTTATCATCTATTCACCTGTCTAAACCTGACTATGCAACAACTTTAGGACCCACCTTTTATAG GTCTTCTTTGGCTGGCATGATCCAATCACATCATGTGAAAGATCTCTGCGCACTCTTAATTAAAGATTCAGCAGAAGCAGCAAGGACATTTACAG AAGAAAAGACAACGATTACAAATGATGAGGGTGTGAAAGAGGCCACAATCTATGTTGTTTCATCGCACATAGACCATAAGGATAACCATAATTTAGACGGAAATCAAGAAGATGGAATTAGAACTTCGTCGGGGGAGTCGGCTGGCTCTGCTATAGATAACCGAAGACCATTTTCTCCAACAACACTTGCATTAATGTGTGATGAACAAGATACATCATTTATGACAGATGATTTTCCACATCACATCTCAAGTTCTGACGCGAGAACGCCAATGGAGTCATCATCCATGAATGGCCTTAGCTCATTATATGCGGAACAAGAAAAGCTTGTATTAACCAAATTGAATTGCTATTTCAAAGAACTCATCTCGAGGCACTGGTTCAAAG AAACTAAAGTAGAACACAAAGCGGACAATGACTTGTGCACCAACACATTCACGGATGGATGA